The following is a genomic window from Antechinus flavipes isolate AdamAnt ecotype Samford, QLD, Australia chromosome 3, AdamAnt_v2, whole genome shotgun sequence.
TTTTTACCCTATATATGCCACTTTTGTTGAAATCCCTACTTTCTTTGCTTGCCAATTtctatcattatttcttattttaaatatttttgcttgCTTCTAAAACATATTGAAAATTCTTGAAGTTGTTCTATACTCATATCAAAGGATCTTTCTTGTGACTCTTTTGtgaaatttccattttcattaagTATTTTGAGTCAATTTATCAAACTTTGTAGCATTCactatatttgaatattttatttttatacctcaTAACTTTGGAAGTGAGAAGTAATTAAGGTTAAGTAACCTACCCAAAATCATATGGTTAGGAagagctaagtgtctgaggcagattttaactcaggtcctcctgtctccaAGGCTGAtattctagccactgtaccattTACCTGCCCCAGtgtcatacttttaaaaaaaatcaatttttcttcttGTGTTTCAGTGATGAATTTTCTGTGatacctaattttttctcttatcttagccatttattattcttttctttattctgttttatatatttcctgCTACTAAAGGATATTGGAGAGGTTCTGGGCTTAGACACATTTCATTTAGTCAATCTTCACTCACTCCTTTCTTGTCATTTGTAGGAAGGGTAGAAGCAAGCCCAGACTGActgctcccttttctccttccatgaTCATAAGCAGACTACTGGACCCCAGTGAATTAATTGTCCTTCACTTGAGGGGTTGGGTCAATCAATCTGATTGAATCTACCAAAGTAAAACTTTCTAAGACGAGAAGAGACCATGCTGCAGGTATGAAATATTGAGGCATATCAATGTATCAGGGGGCAAgtcattgttttttatattatacacacatgcactgacatgcatgtgtacatatatatatatacatacacacatacacacacatacacacatatacttattcaaatatacaaatatatacatatcatgcatgtacatacacacatacatatgtggtGTTTAGGGGAACTGGTAAGAGGCAAACATTCacgtgtatatgcacatacatgtatgtggtgtgtgcatgtgtgcacatatccatacatgcacatataaataaGCATCACAGATATGGGATGCATATATGCATGcaacatatacatgcatgcacacatatacaccaactacacatacatgcacatacataccacacctgtatacatatatcataatatacacatatacagcatacatacatacatatgttttagGATACCTGGGAAGGAGCAGACCAGCATATATGGATAGAAGTGTGTATATATGGGTACacatatacatctacatataaacatcatgtgtatgtatgtgtgtatgtatacacagggtttatgtatgtatacataaggGTTTTAAGGTTCGCTTTCACCgttagatgaggaaaactgaatcctaaaaaaaaaaaagtgacttgcccaaaaatCCAATAAATAGAAGTGGAATTCAAACTCAATCCCTGTGACTTCAGGGGGACTATATCCACTATTCTGGACTGTTTCTCATCCCTTCTCTTTCTAGTTTCATCCATATGGAGAAAGGAACCGAACTATGCACTCTTATAAGACTTAGAAATGATCTCTTAAAAGAGAgacggggtgggggggaggagagagagagagagagagagagagagagagagagagagagaatgtgtgtgtgtgtttgtgtttaggGGGTGTGGATAATAGGTATGACATTATGATCCTTTCTACCCCCTTCATTCTGGATTTCTGAGATTTTCTGGTACAATATAGACCCTAATGAAATACCTCCCCAATCAAAGCAGATCATCAACTGTTCTATAAAACTtcgagttaaaaaaaaaaaattccagcacACAAAAAATGTAAGTATCTTGCCCATTCagagagaacagaagagagaTTTGAACCCCCTGACTCATAAACTGACTCTCCTATCTCCATAACTGTCCCCTCTCTAcctcccatcccccaccccaaccccctaCTCTTTGTGAGGTAATGATACTCACAACCTTCCACCAGCCGGTCAGTAAGATTTTCTAAAAGGGGTAGGAGGAGGTCGCAGGAGGAGTGCTCAAGTTGGCAGCAGTTGTGTGAGGATTCCTATGATTTACTGCTTCCAGATTAGATTGGATAGGTCACTGGAAGGTGGTCTCCATATCCCTGTGTAGGTGCTGTCCACAAGCCAGCGGGTCCTGATTCTCTTTCTGGTCAGAGACCTGGAAAGTTTCGCGGGTTGTTGCTTGGCTTAATTGCCAAGATCCTGGCAGGGCATGAATTTATCCTTTTTGGAGGGGTTGGGCTCAGTGGACCCCCAGCTGCAGCATTTCATCGAAGCGGAAACTCAGAGGCAGCGCTTCCAGCAACTAGTCCACCAGATGACTGAGATGTGTTGGGAAAAGTGTATGGACAAGCCGGGACCAAAGTTGGATAGCAGGACTGAATCCTGTTTCGTCAACTGTGTTGAGCGCTTCCTTGACACTAGTCAGTTTATTTTGAACCGACTAGAGCATCAGCAGAAATCCAAGCCAGGCTTTTCAGAGAACTTGCCTGACTGATCAGTTTCCCTCATCTCTACTGTCACTGAACTTTTGGTAAAGAAAACTCTAATTCAAAAAAACTGTGGATGGAATTTAAcgataacaatattaataataataaccctaTGCGAAAGTTGGCTAACATGTTTAGTCATAACATATCACATTGGATTGTCCTGTCATTTGAATGAGTCAAGATCAATTTTGTGCTTTTGGGGTTTCTGTGTGTGGCTATGTATGTTGTTTTTAGTGTCAAACTTGTGAACACTATGGGCAGATGAATGAAAACCAAGACATTAATAGTGTCTTGTAACAATCACTGCTCAAGGGACTGTCTTTTTAAAAGCACACTAGTTATCTCTGTATCTTCACAATGCGATCATATAGATTGACTTTTCTCTGCACATGTTTATTTAAAGCTTGTTTGAGGGTGGGCTTTAGGGAGGTAGGGTTACAATTCTATATctaggaatagaaaagaaatcaaCTTAGTACTTtgatttatgatctctttatcCACTATGATTATTGGAGCTGGACAGATACTATATCATGTTTAGTTTACACACCTGTTTTGACCAAAATTCATCTCAAGCCCCTTTActgttatttattttgcataattataaACAATGGCCCACTGTAGATAATGTTGAGATCCTAGATGTCTTTGGATAACGAGACATCAAACTTTActtatttcctccttcctcttggCAATCTCTGAAAGAAAATCACTTGCTTTGGATATCATTGTACGAGGTAACTGAATATTGTGTCTAAATTAATTTCAAAGCTCCATTCCCAGATAATATAAAACTCATTTTAGTTGAAGGCATATATTGGTGTATTGACTGAGGCATTGTAGTATAGTGATATACTAAATTTCAAGTCAAAGTATAGGATTCAAAACCTTTCTCAGCTATTTCCCCCAGTATGACCTTTAGCAAACAACTTAACCTTTGTGAGAcatagttttctcaattataaaatagactTGAAccagaaaatttagaaaatttcttACAGTTCTAATTCTATGTCCCTATGATTCATTGTCCCATTACTATATTTTTGGAGAATTCAAATCAAAACCTTTTCCTCTGATAGGGATAAAATCCAGTTTCATGTACAACCATCTTTTTTAATTGTActatattatgaaaatgtttcttttatcctacaaactaaaaaataaaggtttttaaaaaaattcttttaaattctaaGCAGGTGCTTAAGTTCTTTTGACTTTAGTGTTATGATGGCTGATTTTGATTTATTGAACTTCTTTAAGAATTGCTAatgttctttcattcttccttttacaGAGCCCAAAGTTTGTTTGAGTAGATCAGGTTGGAATTGCTTCTCAATGACCTAAATCTATATCTTTGACAGTAGATTTGGGGTAGACTACTACAATTTTTGCAATATCCTTCTAATAGGTCTCCCTGCCTCTAGTTTCTGCTGTCTTCCAATATATTCTCCATATACTTGTCAAAATGATACTCCTATAGCaaaagtctgatcatgtcactcccttGATCAAGAAGTTCTAATGATTTCCATTTGTTTACTGCATAAaaaagaagctttttaaaaaattccttcaaTAATATGGTTTCATTTTACTTTCTCATGCTTATGCCAGGTTTTTCTCCTTCAGGCACTCTATATTCCAGTCAAAATGACCTGCTTGCTATTATTCAATTAAGGTATTCCAATTCTTGTTTCCTTAACTTTTCATAGGCCATTTCCTGTGACTGGTATGTACTTCCAGTCTTACTATTCCCCAGTTTCCTATGAAGCTCAGTACGTGTTACCTATCTTGGGCTCTTTCATCCCTAGTGTCCTatctctgaaaaataattttgcatgtattttgcattttcttttatataatacattttcaGCCATAGAATCtaagttgtttctttcttttttctttttcttttcttttcttttcttatttatttatttatttatttttttggtggaCAGAATTGTTTCTATATCTCCAGTTTGTAATTCCCCAGTGGCTAATGTAGCCTGAGTATTGTGGAAAattaataaagacttgttgaaaaaatgaacatattttttCTGTTCTCCTCCAAGAAGATCTTTATAGTGGAGTTATTATATATTCAAGTACATGtttaatcagaaaaatattatgaagctcttcatgggattttttttctagttatcaTTCCTGTAGCATATATTGCTAGATCTACTGAAATTATCTCttcagtgatcttttttttttttttgcttataacaAGTATTGCAAAATAAGATGATGATATGTCATTAAACCATAGTAAAATGATATGACATAGAGGTGGCCCATtggcttggactcaggaagacatgagttcaaatatagttctAAGAGACttgttttctctttaatctcGGGAAGTTAAcctttgtctgtctcagtttctccatctgtaacacagagataataaaagcatctacctgtcatggttgttgtgagcataatataaaatataattgggaagcTCTTTGCACCTCTTAAAGTattgaatgtaaataataatcatttctgctttgaccagaaaccatgagggtcttcccctcccagattcatttatttagattttttttggattaggtggaagaagaaattatttgcCACAATTGCTACCTTGTCTTAATCACTGAATTAATGAAGCCTCAGTACTGAcacttgttgaagaccttagcttaaaaaggctaaggtctctCACTGTAGCCAGGGCTATTTccaatcatcttgatctatatctagccacaggacccagatggctctggtagggaaactgagacagttgAACTTGcggcctccctcacttaaattcaattcacttgcatgtcatgtcatACCTCCccgatgtcatggtccttttcaaaacgaagggcaaacaataacaaataccTACTGTTGTTGTGTCATTGCTGTGGTTGTCTTTGgacactgaaaaaaaacaaaaaacaaatacacaaagtCTTTTATTTGCCTCTAGAAGTAAAACCTCTGCATTATACTTCTATTACGATTTAACTActttttttgtcttctggtttcatttatagtgAACATTTCTAGAATGATATGATTCAGTCCCTCTGGTAGGCTGTCTACTTATTGAACATTGAAAAAATCAGTTAAAATACTAACAGTGGAGTTAATATTTGTCTCCTTTCTGATATCCTACTAGCTGTGGGTTttaaggcaaatcacttaacttctcagtgcttcCAGTATAAATTTCTGAGCTGGTGGTAATTTGTTTTGTTGAGGGGATCTCTTTCCAGCAGGGACATCacaaatgaaataagcaaaaaagttaatttttgtaAGACCTCTCTAAAAATAATCAGTGCTTCTTAGATCCTTATGTCCCTTCCTACATTTTTACTGTGCTGTCATCACAATAATACAAGTATGTAGCTGTTGAGAATTATACTTATCATTTCAATTCAgcttgattttgaattttatttaccttatttgcaaaatgaaggattGGGCTTCATAGAGTATAAAATCACTTCCAACTCAAAACCCATGACACATTGCTTGCAAAAGTTAAAGGAGGATCTCAAGGTACCAGtgaccattttgtatttttctctgttGTGTTTTCCTATTAAAAC
Proteins encoded in this region:
- the LOC127557803 gene encoding mitochondrial import inner membrane translocase subunit Tim8 A-like, with translation MNLSFLEGLGSVDPQLQHFIEAETQRQRFQQLVHQMTEMCWEKCMDKPGPKLDSRTESCFVNCVERFLDTSQFILNRLEHQQKSKPGFSENLPD